A window of the Desulfopila inferna genome harbors these coding sequences:
- a CDS encoding flagellar motor switch protein FliM, with amino-acid sequence MEAILSKKEIADLLKAIKQGQVSLDLDKNGRKHFTKDCIPLNLFQANTFSDELSRLANFDIILDNFCQNLAITLTNNLQRTFSISRSQIDSSHFLDFLLENKDVGAIAVLDISPLKHGALLLVDSHMCFSMVEIILGASTEIELIQPNRKLTSIELNIIQSIMLKGCDDLDRAFAPLINLKTSLIKVESNSRMVSITDADAEILIGTFEVRVGDQTGEMKIVFPLSTIDPLREGLKDLLNVNKAKQGIWTKVLEQEAYNIYSELIAQSGTISMSVGDVLEMKKGDTLFLDYNLNSPLKVLVENKHKFFAIPGTHNGKKAINITGVKDQGA; translated from the coding sequence TTGGAAGCTATTCTCAGTAAAAAAGAAATCGCCGACCTCCTGAAAGCTATCAAACAGGGTCAGGTATCGCTGGATCTCGACAAGAATGGGCGAAAGCATTTCACTAAAGATTGTATTCCTCTGAATCTTTTCCAGGCAAATACCTTCAGCGATGAACTAAGCAGGCTGGCGAATTTCGACATCATTCTTGATAATTTCTGCCAGAATCTGGCGATTACCCTTACGAATAATCTGCAGAGAACCTTTTCGATCAGCAGATCGCAAATCGACTCTTCCCATTTTCTTGATTTTTTGCTTGAGAATAAAGATGTAGGAGCTATTGCGGTCCTCGATATCTCTCCCTTAAAACATGGAGCATTACTCCTGGTCGACTCTCACATGTGCTTTTCCATGGTTGAGATAATTTTGGGAGCATCTACGGAAATCGAACTCATACAGCCGAACAGGAAGCTAACCTCCATAGAACTGAATATCATCCAATCCATCATGCTCAAGGGATGTGATGATCTGGACAGGGCCTTTGCTCCCCTGATCAACCTCAAAACATCTTTAATCAAGGTTGAAAGCAACAGCCGAATGGTTTCAATAACCGATGCCGATGCCGAAATACTCATAGGTACTTTCGAGGTGCGCGTCGGCGATCAGACAGGTGAAATGAAAATCGTTTTTCCCCTGTCCACCATCGATCCTCTGCGGGAAGGTCTCAAGGACCTCCTCAATGTCAACAAAGCCAAACAGGGCATATGGACAAAGGTTCTCGAACAGGAGGCCTATAATATCTACTCTGAACTCATTGCTCAGTCGGGAACTATCTCGATGTCCGTCGGTGATGTCTTAGAAATGAAAAAGGGCGATACTCTATTTCTTGACTATAACCTGAACTCCCCTCTCAAGGTTCTGGTTGAGAACAAACATAAATTTTTCGCGATACCCGGCACACATAATGGCAAAAAAGCTATAAATATAACCGGCGTCAAAGATCAAGGAGCATAA
- the fliP gene encoding flagellar type III secretion system pore protein FliP (The bacterial flagellar biogenesis protein FliP forms a type III secretion system (T3SS)-type pore required for flagellar assembly.), translating into MKSSAPALFLAAITLLAVIALPSISTAVGLPTLTFGVEDAESTTQVSSALQVLFLLTILSIAPAILLMMTSFSRIVIVLGFVRMAMGTNNMPPTQVVIGLSLFLTFFIMSPTLNAINNEALQPYLSEEISQQEALENALEPMRDFMFSHVMEAELALLSDLTLEAEPLDKEDIPTMTLIPAFMLSELKRAFQMGFMIYIPFLVIDMIVASVLMSMGMMMLPPVIISMPFKLLLFVLIDGWGLVAGSLLKSFG; encoded by the coding sequence ATGAAATCTTCAGCACCTGCTCTTTTCCTTGCGGCGATAACGCTTCTTGCTGTTATTGCGCTGCCGTCAATCTCTACGGCAGTCGGCCTGCCGACCTTGACCTTCGGTGTTGAAGACGCCGAGAGCACCACCCAGGTTTCAAGCGCTCTACAGGTTCTTTTTCTCCTCACCATATTATCGATTGCACCTGCGATTCTGCTGATGATGACCAGTTTCAGTCGTATTGTCATTGTTCTTGGCTTTGTCAGAATGGCAATGGGAACAAACAATATGCCGCCGACTCAGGTTGTAATCGGGCTTTCCCTGTTCCTGACCTTCTTTATTATGTCGCCGACCCTGAACGCGATTAACAACGAGGCCCTACAGCCCTATCTCAGCGAAGAGATCAGCCAGCAGGAAGCACTTGAAAATGCCCTCGAACCTATGCGTGACTTTATGTTTTCCCACGTCATGGAGGCGGAACTTGCTCTCCTCAGCGATCTGACCCTGGAAGCTGAGCCTCTAGACAAGGAGGATATTCCCACCATGACCCTGATCCCGGCGTTCATGCTTTCCGAGTTGAAGAGAGCCTTTCAGATGGGATTTATGATTTATATCCCTTTCCTGGTCATTGACATGATCGTGGCCTCGGTGCTGATGTCCATGGGGATGATGATGCTTCCGCCGGTAATTATTTCCATGCCCTTCAAGCTTCTGCTATTTGTTCTTATCGACGGCTGGGGCCTTGTCGCCGGATCACTGCTGAAGAGCTTCGGTTAG
- the flhF gene encoding flagellar biosynthesis protein FlhF, producing the protein MQVKVFEAADMASGLRKVRRELGPDALILSTRTVKSGKLGLLGKNTLEITAAIDKQWPEPPPVSGNSASLSRADKAYRHNSQNSSKNVKNTAENDAGLSPHPAVAASGPGGGFGNPTVDSPALLREFDELRNMVKGLAGEISRISSSAPPLETPAGRLPIHNLEHKLRSSSSGNIVEEILLNRGITNEAARIISTFAGERLNEADLADAGKVYGFLHTTLADILTVNTPDFSDNSTQKRMAFVGPTGVGKTTTLAKIAAKYLSSQSNSIALITIDTYRIAAVEQLKVYGEIMHLPVEVVITPQQLKEALDKHRGKELILIDTAGRSPHDALSIIDLQSFLPPELEIDNYLVLSATTRDNELLEAYAQFNQIPLHSTIFTKIDECSRLGVLLNIQVQNGNPISYVTNGQRVPEDILEADKNQLAQLIIPSPNGIVHD; encoded by the coding sequence ATGCAAGTTAAGGTTTTTGAAGCCGCCGACATGGCATCCGGGCTGAGAAAAGTACGTCGGGAACTCGGACCCGATGCATTGATACTTTCAACCAGAACCGTGAAAAGCGGCAAGCTGGGACTCCTCGGCAAAAATACTCTTGAGATAACGGCAGCCATCGACAAGCAATGGCCGGAGCCTCCTCCGGTTTCGGGCAATTCGGCATCCCTTTCAAGAGCCGACAAAGCGTATCGTCATAACAGTCAAAACAGCAGCAAAAACGTAAAAAATACCGCTGAAAATGATGCCGGGCTCTCCCCTCACCCTGCTGTGGCAGCTTCAGGCCCGGGAGGCGGATTCGGCAATCCGACGGTGGATTCTCCGGCACTGCTACGTGAATTTGATGAACTCAGGAATATGGTCAAAGGCCTTGCCGGCGAAATATCACGGATCAGTTCCAGCGCTCCTCCACTAGAAACTCCAGCAGGCAGGTTGCCAATACATAACCTTGAGCACAAACTTCGTTCTTCCTCGAGCGGAAACATCGTTGAAGAGATTTTACTCAACCGGGGAATCACCAATGAGGCGGCTCGAATTATTTCCACATTCGCAGGTGAGCGCCTCAATGAGGCTGATCTGGCGGATGCCGGTAAGGTCTATGGGTTCCTGCATACTACCCTCGCCGATATATTGACGGTGAACACTCCCGACTTCAGCGACAACAGCACTCAGAAAAGAATGGCCTTTGTCGGGCCGACAGGGGTCGGCAAAACCACAACTCTGGCCAAAATCGCCGCCAAGTACCTGTCCTCGCAGTCGAACTCCATCGCCTTGATAACCATCGACACCTACAGAATCGCCGCGGTAGAGCAGTTGAAGGTATATGGTGAAATCATGCATCTTCCCGTAGAGGTGGTGATCACACCACAACAGCTTAAAGAGGCACTTGACAAACATCGCGGCAAAGAGCTTATTCTCATAGATACGGCAGGCAGAAGCCCGCACGATGCTCTGAGCATCATCGATCTGCAGAGTTTCTTGCCCCCCGAACTGGAGATAGACAATTACCTTGTGCTCTCCGCCACAACCCGTGACAATGAGCTATTGGAGGCATATGCCCAGTTCAATCAAATTCCTCTGCACAGCACTATTTTTACCAAGATAGATGAATGTTCCAGACTTGGCGTACTGCTGAATATTCAGGTTCAAAACGGCAATCCTATTTCCTATGTCACCAACGGACAAAGAGTACCCGAAGACATACTGGAAGCAGACAAAAACCAATTAGCACAACTAATAATTCCATCTCCCAACGGAATCGTACATGATTAA
- the fliQ gene encoding flagellar biosynthesis protein FliQ, which translates to MTSDLAVNVCMKAIQTIFMCAGPMLIAGLIVGLIVSILQAATQVNEQTLTFIPKIVSVFLTLLLFGPWIINTLTNFSLGIFETLATF; encoded by the coding sequence ATGACATCTGATCTCGCTGTAAATGTATGCATGAAAGCCATCCAGACGATTTTTATGTGCGCCGGACCAATGCTTATTGCCGGCCTGATCGTTGGCCTGATAGTCTCCATTCTCCAGGCGGCCACCCAGGTAAATGAACAGACCCTTACTTTCATCCCCAAAATTGTCTCTGTTTTCCTGACGCTGCTCCTCTTCGGCCCCTGGATAATTAATACGCTGACAAATTTTTCTCTGGGGATCTTTGAGACCCTTGCCACGTTTTAA
- the fliR gene encoding flagellar biosynthetic protein FliR has translation MYLDLLPVEQFQNFAVCTSRVAGFLTAIPVYFGAQTPMRLKAGLVIALSLVLFPLLQPYVVDVDFRPPAFLLLVINETLLGMMIGLIARFIFISVEFGGTIIGYQMGFAAANIFDPQNQRQTALISQFQNVFAILIFLSLDIHHYFIRTAVHSYEVLPPGNLNFSGEAVPYLVELSTRMFILGAQFSAPILVILLLSGLILGILSRTFPQLNVFLLSFPINIGISFAVIGLTLGLVKILLSREFDMLPDRMFSLLQYLN, from the coding sequence GTGTATCTCGATCTCCTGCCGGTTGAACAGTTTCAGAACTTTGCCGTCTGCACTTCCAGAGTAGCCGGTTTTCTGACGGCAATACCGGTATACTTCGGAGCGCAGACACCGATGAGGCTGAAAGCAGGACTGGTCATAGCACTCTCCCTCGTCCTTTTTCCGCTGCTGCAGCCTTATGTTGTCGATGTAGATTTCAGACCACCGGCATTTCTCCTTCTGGTTATCAATGAAACCCTGCTCGGCATGATGATCGGTCTCATCGCTCGTTTTATCTTTATATCGGTCGAGTTTGGCGGCACTATTATCGGCTATCAGATGGGATTTGCGGCGGCAAATATTTTCGACCCTCAAAATCAGCGTCAGACCGCACTTATCTCACAATTCCAGAACGTATTTGCAATTTTGATTTTTCTTTCCCTGGACATACACCATTATTTCATCCGGACTGCAGTTCATTCCTATGAAGTTCTGCCCCCAGGAAATCTCAACTTCAGCGGCGAGGCCGTTCCCTATCTTGTCGAGCTTTCCACCAGGATGTTTATCCTGGGCGCTCAATTCAGTGCACCAATCCTCGTTATCCTGTTGCTGTCCGGGCTTATCCTGGGCATTCTCTCCCGCACCTTTCCGCAACTCAATGTATTCCTGCTCTCCTTCCCCATCAACATTGGTATTTCTTTCGCCGTCATTGGTTTGACTTTAGGACTGGTAAAGATCCTTTTAAGTCGGGAATTTGACATGCTGCCGGATCGAATGTTCTCCCTGCTGCAGTATCTCAATTGA
- a CDS encoding flagellar basal body-associated FliL family protein, translated as MAEKKGIQKQPETPESGGSKKRIIIILASIILLIVLIGAGVSLFFFLKSEGEEDKKPSSVLEVPVPELQKNTNIGPMIDINDFIVNIISAETSHYVKASFTLELSNEIVKEEVVQRMPQVRDSILLSVGNKTYDELQDLQGKKQLKAELASKLNAILVSGRINSIYFTDFVVQ; from the coding sequence ATGGCTGAAAAAAAAGGGATACAAAAACAACCGGAAACTCCGGAATCCGGCGGCAGCAAAAAGCGCATAATAATAATACTGGCATCGATCATTCTTTTGATCGTTCTTATAGGTGCCGGAGTGAGCCTTTTTTTCTTCCTCAAAAGCGAGGGCGAGGAAGACAAAAAACCCTCTTCCGTCCTTGAGGTGCCTGTACCTGAGTTGCAGAAAAACACCAATATAGGCCCGATGATAGATATCAATGATTTTATTGTCAACATCATCAGCGCTGAAACCAGCCACTACGTCAAGGCATCATTTACTCTGGAGCTATCAAATGAAATAGTCAAAGAGGAAGTTGTTCAGCGTATGCCGCAGGTAAGAGACTCTATTCTTCTCTCCGTCGGTAATAAAACCTACGATGAACTTCAGGATCTTCAGGGAAAGAAGCAACTTAAAGCCGAGCTGGCCAGTAAACTCAATGCCATCCTGGTCTCCGGCAGGATTAATTCCATTTATTTCACTGACTTCGTAGTTCAATAA
- the flhB gene encoding flagellar biosynthesis protein FlhB, translated as MAAENQAGERTEEATAKRRNDFREKGQVAQSKEVHTAAIFTILLLFWVLYLPIFITEFTTILTLILEAGADIIITPAKTMELAFYLAQKLGLLLAPLFVLVLIIGFFSSFFQIGWLFTTKPFQPDINKFNPITGVGRIFSKKSIVELIKSIFKIILIGWVAYSTVANNFEQALTLVDSSISETLRFLGRTAGVILAKVCAVLILLAFIDLIFVRYEMEEKMKMTKQEVKEEHKESEGDPLVKSQIRAIQRQMAQKRMMAEVPHADVIITNPTHISVAVRYDSGKMDAPVVLAKGAGVIAMNIRTIARDNNIPIIENPPVARLLHTVELGAAIPEELFKAVAEILAHVYSLKGKSI; from the coding sequence ATGGCGGCAGAGAACCAGGCAGGCGAACGCACCGAAGAAGCAACGGCAAAACGGAGGAATGATTTCCGTGAAAAAGGCCAGGTTGCACAAAGCAAAGAAGTGCATACTGCCGCCATTTTCACCATTCTTCTTCTCTTTTGGGTTTTATATCTCCCCATATTTATAACTGAATTCACAACCATACTGACACTGATACTGGAGGCCGGCGCCGATATCATCATAACACCTGCCAAGACAATGGAGCTTGCTTTTTACCTGGCACAAAAGCTGGGTCTGCTGCTCGCCCCCCTCTTCGTCCTTGTTCTCATAATCGGTTTTTTTTCGTCTTTCTTCCAGATTGGCTGGCTTTTCACCACTAAACCGTTTCAGCCTGATATTAACAAGTTCAATCCCATTACCGGTGTTGGCAGAATCTTTTCTAAAAAATCCATCGTCGAACTGATAAAGTCTATTTTTAAAATCATATTAATAGGATGGGTCGCTTACTCCACTGTCGCCAATAATTTCGAACAGGCCCTCACTCTGGTGGACAGCAGCATCTCCGAGACCTTGAGATTTTTAGGGAGGACCGCAGGTGTTATTCTTGCCAAGGTCTGTGCCGTACTCATTCTGCTCGCCTTTATCGATCTCATCTTCGTCCGCTATGAGATGGAGGAGAAGATGAAAATGACCAAACAGGAGGTAAAGGAGGAACATAAGGAATCCGAAGGCGATCCTCTGGTCAAATCTCAGATTCGTGCTATACAGCGCCAGATGGCGCAAAAGAGGATGATGGCAGAGGTCCCGCATGCCGATGTCATTATCACCAATCCCACCCATATTTCTGTTGCTGTTCGCTATGATTCCGGCAAGATGGACGCTCCCGTCGTGCTGGCAAAGGGAGCCGGGGTCATCGCCATGAATATCCGCACGATAGCCAGGGATAACAATATTCCCATCATCGAAAACCCGCCTGTGGCTCGCTTATTGCATACTGTGGAGCTGGGTGCTGCCATTCCTGAAGAACTTTTCAAGGCAGTCGCTGAAATTCTCGCACATGTCTACTCATTGAAAGGAAAGAGCATATAA
- the fliN gene encoding flagellar motor switch protein FliN, translating into METPKSEKRSARPDPEELKELLEKESDSADDMPRQGNGSLSSRGLDFLYDVPLQVSVEVGRCKILLKDLLSMSEGYVIELEKLAGEPLDLFVNSRLIAHGEAVLVGEKFGIRLTDVVSTSDRVEKLG; encoded by the coding sequence ATGGAGACACCTAAGTCGGAAAAAAGATCTGCACGACCAGACCCGGAAGAGCTTAAGGAACTGCTGGAAAAGGAGTCCGATTCTGCCGATGACATGCCGCGCCAGGGCAATGGCTCACTCTCATCGCGCGGGCTGGATTTCCTCTACGATGTACCTCTGCAGGTTTCTGTTGAGGTGGGCCGGTGCAAGATTCTGCTCAAGGACCTGCTCAGCATGTCGGAAGGTTATGTAATTGAGCTTGAAAAGCTGGCCGGCGAACCACTTGACCTGTTCGTTAATTCGAGACTGATCGCTCATGGTGAGGCTGTTCTCGTCGGCGAGAAATTTGGTATTCGTTTAACGGATGTGGTCAGTACCAGCGACAGGGTTGAAAAACTGGGTTGA
- the flhA gene encoding flagellar biosynthesis protein FlhA, translating to MAISGLQNRFNVNQLKFFAGRSNVVVSLGFVSILMIMIIPLPPLLIDLFLSANITLALLILVITLYTVKAVEFSIFPSILLTATLFRLSLNVASTRLILLRGDQGPEAAGTVIQSFGQFVVGGNYVVGIVVFAILVLINFMVITKGAGRVAEVAARFTLDGMPGKQMAIDADLNAGLIDEDQARQRREDISNEAAFHGAMDGASKFVKGDAIAGIIITLINIGAGFVIGVLQKGMPIAEAAQIYTILTVGDGLVGQIPALIISASAGLLVTRATGKKDFGTDLHTQFTTYSIALWVVAAILLIFALIPGLPFLPFLAISISLAALAYYLDKKKVTEALIPEEKKEGPPVRTTENYEEMLNVDLLELEVGYGLIPFVDSNQDGELLTRIQSIRKQFAINNGFIVPPIHIKDNLQLNPNQYTLALKGIQVAEAEILPGYFMAMDPGIVTEKIPGIDTVEPAFGLPAIWISEDKKERSQIAGYTVVDCTTVMTTHITEVIKKHAHELIGRQEVQNLLDNLLKSYPKLVEELVPAVLSLGTIMRVLQNLLREGVSIRDLRTILETMADWAPVTQDTDILTEYVRHALSRTICSQLVDNGVIPLMTLAKEVEDKIQQAIQHREQGSYLAIDPPTAQKILDAIGETSNVFQGGHMPTLLVAPQIRPHVRSLTERYYPALTIISHNEIAPDLKVKSLGTVTIDAS from the coding sequence ATGGCAATCTCCGGCCTGCAGAACAGATTCAACGTCAACCAGCTGAAGTTTTTTGCGGGAAGAAGCAACGTTGTGGTATCGCTGGGTTTCGTTTCTATTCTGATGATCATGATCATCCCTTTGCCGCCGCTGCTCATCGATCTTTTTCTTTCGGCCAACATCACTCTGGCCCTGCTCATACTGGTCATCACCCTATATACCGTCAAGGCCGTGGAGTTCTCTATTTTCCCCTCCATTCTCCTTACCGCCACTCTATTCAGGCTCTCTCTCAATGTGGCCTCGACGCGCCTGATACTCCTCAGGGGAGATCAGGGACCGGAAGCAGCAGGAACTGTGATCCAGTCATTTGGCCAATTTGTGGTGGGAGGCAACTATGTTGTCGGAATTGTCGTCTTTGCCATTCTCGTTCTCATTAATTTTATGGTTATCACCAAAGGCGCCGGCAGGGTTGCTGAAGTGGCCGCACGATTCACTCTCGACGGTATGCCCGGTAAACAGATGGCCATCGACGCCGATCTCAATGCCGGACTTATCGATGAAGACCAGGCACGGCAGAGGCGGGAAGATATATCCAACGAAGCAGCCTTTCACGGCGCCATGGACGGTGCCTCGAAATTCGTCAAGGGTGATGCCATAGCTGGCATTATCATAACCCTTATCAATATTGGCGCGGGATTTGTCATCGGTGTCCTGCAAAAGGGCATGCCGATCGCCGAAGCTGCACAGATTTATACCATCCTGACCGTGGGGGACGGCCTGGTCGGCCAGATACCGGCGCTCATTATTTCGGCATCCGCCGGTTTGCTGGTCACCAGGGCCACCGGGAAAAAAGACTTCGGCACCGATCTTCACACCCAGTTTACCACCTATTCTATTGCCTTATGGGTCGTTGCCGCAATTCTGCTGATTTTTGCCTTGATTCCCGGTCTGCCCTTTCTGCCTTTTCTGGCAATCTCCATTTCGCTCGCAGCGCTGGCCTACTATCTGGATAAAAAGAAAGTAACTGAGGCGTTGATCCCCGAAGAGAAAAAAGAAGGACCTCCGGTACGCACCACCGAAAATTATGAAGAAATGCTCAATGTGGATCTCCTCGAGCTTGAGGTCGGCTACGGACTTATCCCCTTCGTCGATTCCAATCAGGATGGGGAATTGCTGACCCGCATTCAGTCAATCCGTAAACAGTTCGCTATCAACAATGGGTTTATTGTCCCTCCGATCCATATAAAAGACAACCTGCAGCTCAATCCCAATCAGTACACCCTCGCCCTGAAAGGCATTCAGGTTGCCGAAGCGGAGATTCTTCCAGGGTATTTCATGGCAATGGATCCGGGCATCGTTACCGAAAAGATTCCCGGAATAGACACGGTCGAACCGGCATTCGGCCTGCCGGCAATCTGGATCAGTGAGGATAAGAAAGAAAGGTCCCAGATAGCGGGTTATACCGTAGTCGACTGTACCACGGTCATGACCACGCATATTACCGAAGTCATAAAAAAACATGCTCATGAACTCATCGGCCGGCAGGAAGTACAGAACCTTCTCGACAATCTCCTGAAATCCTATCCCAAACTGGTGGAGGAGCTGGTCCCCGCTGTCCTCTCCCTGGGGACCATCATGAGGGTTCTGCAAAACCTGCTCAGGGAAGGCGTCTCCATACGTGATCTTCGTACAATTCTTGAAACAATGGCTGATTGGGCTCCTGTCACCCAGGATACCGATATTTTGACAGAATACGTCCGCCATGCCCTTTCCCGGACTATCTGTTCACAGCTTGTCGATAATGGCGTCATACCGCTGATGACCCTTGCCAAGGAGGTGGAGGATAAAATACAGCAGGCTATCCAGCATCGTGAGCAGGGCAGCTATCTTGCAATAGACCCGCCAACGGCACAGAAAATACTCGATGCAATCGGCGAGACAAGTAATGTTTTCCAGGGAGGCCATATGCCTACCCTGCTCGTTGCTCCGCAGATACGGCCTCATGTACGCAGTTTGACGGAGAGATATTATCCGGCGCTGACGATTATTTCTCATAATGAGATCGCGCCTGATTTGAAAGTTAAATCTTTAGGGACAGTGACGATCGATGCAAGTTAA
- a CDS encoding OmpA/MotB family protein produces MSEEQQKQEEQRKQKRSSPSRGAPMWMVTYSDLVTLLLTFFVLLLSMASLDPVRFTQASSSLKDAFGMHANPAQVEFEIPVLPSPPVTKFSPMQNEMTVKIYRRIKTRIDADNLSQEIDIINKDGETIILRVKDTILFDPGETKISPQSYQLLRYIADIIRPLPLRLRIEGHTDSLSESGAELGEWDVSMARAVSVMRFLKKGALLPLDRMSAIGYGPDKPISISNTPEGRRQNRRVDFVLRAKTGMDAEESRNLETRIPF; encoded by the coding sequence AGAAGCGGTCCTCGCCGAGTCGCGGTGCACCAATGTGGATGGTGACATATTCGGATCTGGTGACCTTACTGCTGACCTTTTTTGTTCTTCTCCTCTCCATGGCAAGTCTTGATCCGGTCCGCTTTACCCAAGCATCAAGTTCTCTTAAGGATGCCTTCGGAATGCATGCCAACCCGGCTCAGGTAGAATTTGAAATACCGGTGCTCCCCTCTCCTCCGGTTACAAAATTTTCGCCTATGCAAAATGAAATGACCGTCAAAATCTATAGACGCATCAAAACCAGGATCGATGCAGATAATCTTTCTCAGGAAATAGATATCATCAACAAAGACGGCGAAACAATAATTCTCCGGGTCAAGGATACCATCCTCTTTGATCCCGGTGAAACGAAGATATCTCCACAGTCATATCAGCTGTTGCGTTATATCGCTGACATAATACGTCCTTTGCCTTTACGGCTGCGAATTGAGGGACATACGGATTCACTGTCGGAGAGTGGAGCTGAACTGGGAGAATGGGATGTTTCGATGGCCAGAGCTGTTTCGGTTATGCGGTTTCTGAAAAAGGGAGCCCTGCTTCCCCTGGACAGAATGAGCGCCATAGGCTATGGACCCGACAAGCCGATCTCCATTAGCAATACTCCTGAAGGTCGAAGGCAAAACAGGAGGGTGGACTTTGTCCTCCGCGCCAAAACAGGTATGGATGCGGAAGAGTCTAGAAATCTGGAGACTCGGATTCCATTTTAG
- a CDS encoding MinD/ParA family protein: MINQKQSSADQAQTLRAINTGKSAESISRSNEAFTQVFSITSGKGGVGKTAVVANTAVTLAKMGKSVLILDADLGLANVDVVFGLAPQFNLNHFFSGEHELEDIMVEGPYGIKILPAGSGIQNFTRLDGHHKMRLLDGLDTMHEDFDFVLIDTEAGISENVTYFNTAAQEILVVTTPDPTAITDAYALMKLLSTQFHEKHFNLIVNQTQNDEEGLDVYRKITMVANRYLDISIDYLGSIPVDKLMIDSIRKQKVFVDMHPSSSIADAFSSLAARLCSEKTTTQPKGNLQFFWKKLLNLGNRE, encoded by the coding sequence ATGATTAATCAAAAACAATCATCAGCCGATCAGGCACAAACACTGCGGGCCATCAATACCGGAAAATCTGCGGAAAGCATCAGCCGAAGCAACGAGGCTTTCACCCAGGTATTTTCCATCACCAGCGGCAAAGGCGGTGTCGGAAAGACGGCTGTTGTCGCTAACACCGCCGTTACTCTGGCCAAGATGGGGAAATCGGTCCTTATTCTTGATGCCGATCTGGGGCTTGCCAATGTCGATGTGGTTTTCGGGTTGGCTCCCCAATTCAATCTTAACCATTTTTTCTCCGGTGAACACGAACTTGAAGATATAATGGTCGAAGGACCGTACGGAATAAAGATTCTGCCGGCCGGATCGGGCATACAGAACTTCACCAGGCTGGACGGGCATCACAAAATGAGGCTGCTGGACGGCCTCGACACCATGCATGAAGATTTCGATTTTGTGCTCATCGACACCGAGGCGGGCATCTCGGAGAACGTCACCTATTTCAACACGGCGGCCCAGGAAATACTGGTGGTCACCACCCCGGACCCGACCGCAATTACAGATGCCTATGCCCTGATGAAATTGCTCTCCACCCAGTTCCATGAAAAACACTTCAATCTCATCGTCAACCAGACGCAGAATGATGAAGAAGGCCTTGATGTGTATCGAAAAATCACTATGGTCGCCAACCGTTACCTTGATATCTCCATCGATTATCTGGGATCGATCCCTGTTGATAAACTAATGATCGACTCTATACGAAAACAGAAAGTCTTTGTTGACATGCATCCTTCTTCTTCCATTGCCGATGCCTTCTCTTCATTGGCTGCCCGATTGTGTTCTGAAAAAACAACGACGCAGCCAAAGGGTAATCTTCAGTTTTTCTGGAAGAAACTCCTTAATCTGGGCAACAGGGAGTAA
- a CDS encoding FliO/MopB family protein, translating to MYPRTVTIPSFSFLATVVSSSCAHAAEYDAVSSGLRMLWGLLIVLAIMFVLYTLLRKRVSAFQQQGKGIIKVIEIKHIPPKKSLLLIEVRGREFLVGAGSDAITTIIPLQHGASFPSILEKTQEKRQHP from the coding sequence ATGTATCCACGAACTGTTACTATACCTTCCTTTTCATTCCTCGCAACCGTTGTCTCCAGCAGTTGTGCGCATGCAGCCGAATACGATGCGGTGAGCTCCGGCTTGCGCATGCTCTGGGGACTGCTGATCGTATTAGCAATAATGTTCGTGCTGTATACCTTGCTCCGCAAGCGCGTTTCTGCATTCCAGCAGCAGGGTAAAGGTATTATAAAGGTTATCGAAATCAAACATATTCCACCCAAAAAATCATTGCTGCTGATAGAGGTTCGCGGCAGGGAGTTCCTGGTTGGAGCAGGAAGTGATGCCATAACCACCATCATTCCTCTGCAGCATGGTGCATCCTTTCCCTCTATCCTTGAAAAAACTCAAGAGAAACGGCAGCATCCATGA